A genomic stretch from Thermomonospora umbrina includes:
- the lipB gene encoding lipoyl(octanoyl) transferase LipB, which yields MTDLLEADDTGSAADIGDLVIVHVGFGDQAVPYEDAWDLQRRTQDRRAAGEIPDTALLLEHRPVYTAGKRTGPLDRPLTDPGAPVIDVDRGGNITWHGPGQLTGYPIVKLPDPVDVISYVHKLETMMTRVCADLGLRTETVEGRRGLWVPGSPDRKIGSIGVRVSRGVTMHGFMLNCDCDMSWFDRIVPCGIRDVGSTSLSEELGRRVPVQEVLPLAERHLAEVLGVRETYHRTLAQLNG from the coding sequence GTGACAGACCTACTCGAAGCAGACGACACCGGGTCGGCCGCGGACATCGGCGACCTGGTCATCGTGCACGTGGGGTTCGGTGACCAGGCCGTCCCCTACGAGGACGCCTGGGACCTGCAGCGGCGCACGCAGGACCGGCGCGCGGCCGGCGAGATCCCGGACACCGCGCTGCTGCTGGAGCACCGGCCGGTCTACACCGCGGGCAAGCGCACCGGCCCGCTGGACCGTCCGCTGACCGACCCGGGCGCGCCGGTGATCGACGTGGACCGCGGCGGCAACATCACCTGGCACGGTCCCGGCCAGCTCACCGGCTACCCGATCGTCAAGCTGCCGGACCCGGTCGACGTGATCTCCTACGTGCACAAGCTGGAGACCATGATGACGCGGGTCTGCGCCGACCTCGGCCTGCGGACGGAGACCGTCGAGGGCCGGCGCGGGCTGTGGGTGCCGGGTTCGCCCGACCGCAAGATCGGCTCGATCGGGGTCCGGGTCTCGCGCGGCGTCACCATGCACGGCTTCATGCTCAACTGCGACTGCGACATGTCATGGTTCGACCGCATCGTCCCGTGCGGCATCCGCGACGTGGGCTCCACGTCGCTCAGCGAGGAGCTGGGCCGGCGGGTGCCCGTCCAGGAGGTCCTCCCGCTGGCGGAGCGGCACCTCGCCGAGGTGCTCGGGGTGCGGGAGACCTACCACCGCACCCTCGCCCAGTTGAACGGCTGA